A single Biomphalaria glabrata chromosome 2, xgBioGlab47.1, whole genome shotgun sequence DNA region contains:
- the LOC106054278 gene encoding meiosis regulator and mRNA stability factor 1-like isoform X2: MSILKPVGVFWDIENCHVPKGKSALKIIERIRKQFFQDFREAEFICVCDINKEAESTIKDLNDGQINVVHINATAKNAADDKIRQSLRRFSDSHPPGTKVILISSDVNFASDLSDLRHRKKFEVVLIHKAQVSEALLTCATEHYLYEDIIKDLPDRPGYKEVSDNVLVAYGYSKDCPDIKVKQVLKMLSNNCGGRVISIGPLFAILKFETPEFAERAKKRMNGEEVFGRKITVCLPEETPFFNTVKKLLSSHTSKRQESPSPQRRPGRERNNSRSYTPNNYDSGFGYQNGSNYLLGDNYSDENDVSQLSEYQFTPKIYDLKSYKTPGGPVVSSCHVPTASANSSSSSPNHTHTLPNSNSEKYYHIKSKPSSLDGSPFNNGSACDIQQSSSVMSGPSFPLGDLNKVTSGCDSTAVFKRKLSDIPIPSFGFRDIPPPPIKYSAETKSLSCDPIQLVENASKDSTTYIMSSSSGLDLTPHPDLQTPPSQPAVSLFGGHQNTHFNSSQGSAFTKLQPVSLYQNHIKQPYSQHHQPRSMSVPVHNNTAVPKDKLASENELSALQGYPPANTFRSQSQNAGVFKKPISPQKTFKNHLNSGSYSTSNCQSSPRVQNSSQSNGKDHLRHSFSSDGEDRPYSPSGNSSSNIKAGFRPRLPSAPLVSLPNSRTPSPFSCPSSSRPRSKQHGSNLYRVPTPDEIGEPSTDYINPEFNPDRDSYVELIVSNLDYNIQPREWRKIIYATFFPHVKILSIHVRLQADNTSMAVVRLVSEQDARFAITQFHRRKIGYKRINVQFKTDTSQSPAESLRTDTIALLMETKENKMALAQLIDRFDKRFHKSVSVSDIYKMRDIIQVIESGGAGRWVKLQPGICRSPTPVQNADGELSEVLEQPVCPIHCVEGSLSYTEALNSCMLPNVQILRKHFAPQLHSLLLSHNGYIPLMSFPACYTAEFQPIEACTDGGIPLEHVISCVPGVEITVSKIGVKMIQFQENREQFYDMMKSSSWQELGKISREVMELLRQQSNCIMPVSRFIPAYHHYFGRQCRVADYGYTKLQELFEAIPHAIQILGTGDRKAITLSPRAQLKRFTTDILKVVKAQPAKQVMLDHFPPAYERVLNKPLYLPHYGVCFMEDVLMDIPTTTLIVIEEGNQTLLALPRRDQTPEEVERTKQFALEVVDLLKQNPQCKMPFNKFIPAYHHHFGRQCRVADYGFSKLGDLFEAVCHIVEIEEDGEEKFIHLCLSELRKVLCDQLTTLITPHGFIPLHKLLSEYGNQFGFNLKLEDFKVNSLKALLQKLKSHIKIEVRNGQEVATLVKESQIPKLGLQVMQLLMDESGGSLPLMELTLRYESLFGVSCDVDQIREELSDYIQIDEEEGDSGGVIRLTTQQMLGRNLRLLLLHKQRISMSDLPSMYKGQYGVELTPALYGFTSLYQLLLSFSHILDVKGKPTQKYIVLSSVLSVPGTLPPARVDLKSPTQTNSYQDQNGSPTQALELLRHASNLWDPRIASQGGVSLSSNFLSNTSPPVIATKIMEILNSAKASATVSNNEKVSSCLISPDDIPETWQMKAGADADKMCRGTIGLSVDSETNQNFSPQHSCETVSQTELDSRTSPHGSLPCDVAAGEEYFCDDLKEEDLFSSNNLPLETSSTTNSQHNSSHSSTNSHSSTNSPIKRRPRIAANFNMAS, from the exons CATATTAATGCAACAGCCAAAAATGCAGCTGATGACAAAATTAGACAAAGCTTACGAAGATTTTCAGATTCACACCCACCTGGAACAAAAGTTATACTTATATCTA GTGATGTTAATTTTGCCTCAGATCTGTCTGATTTACgacatagaaaaaaatttgAGGTGGTCCTCATACACAAAGCACAAGTTAGTGAGGCTTTGCTTACTTGTGCTACCGAGCATTATCTTTATGAGGATATTATCAAAGATCTTCCAGACAGGCCGGGATATAAG GAGGTCTCAGACAATGTTCTTGTAGCATATGGATACAGCAAAGATTGTCCTGATATCAAGGTCAAACAAGTGCTCAAGATGTTGTCCAATAATTGTGGTGGGAGGGTGATTTCCATTGGTCCTTTGTttgctattttaaaatttgagacTCCGGAATTCGCTGAAag AGCAAAGAAGAGAATGAATGGAGAAGAAGTGTTTGGAAGAAAAATTACAGTTTGTTTGCCAGAGGAAACACCTTTTTTTAACACTGTGAAAA AATTGTTATCATCCCACACATCCAAAAGGCAGGAGAGTCCTTCTCCGCAAAGGCGTCCgggaagagaaagaaacaactcACGTAGTTACACGCCTAATAACTATGACAGTGGCTTTGGGTATCAGAATGGCTCAAATTACTTGCTGGGGGACAATTACAGTGATGAGAATGATgtg AGCCAGTTGTCAGAATATCAGTTTACGCCAAAGATATATGATCTCAAGTCTTACAAAACACCTGGGGGCCCAGTTGTCAGCAGCTGCCATGTACCCACTGCCAGTGCTAACAGTAGCAGCTCCAGCCCCAACCACACCCACACTCTCCCAAACTCCAACTCTGAGAAGTATTACCACATCAAATCTAAGCCTTCATCTCTTGATGGTTCTCCCTTTAATAATGGGTCAGCCTGTGATATCCAGCAATCTTCCAGCGTCATGTCAGGTCCAAGCTTTCCACTGGGTGACCTAAACAAAGTCACCAGTGGGTGTGACTCAACAGCTGTGTTTAAAAGGAAGCTATCAGATATACCTATACCTTCATTTGGTTTTAGAGACATTCCTCCTCCTCCTATTAAGTACAGTGCAGAGACAAAATCTTTATCCTGTGATCCAATTCAG CTGGTTGAAAATGCTTCCAAGGACAGTACTACCTACATAATGTCAAGTTCATCTGGTCTAGACCTAACTCCTCATCCAGATTTACAAACGCCCCCTTCTCAACCAGCAGTGAGTTTATTTGGGGGACACCAGAACACACACTTTAATTCATCTCAGGGCTCAGCTTTCACTAAGCTCCAGCCAGTCAGCTTGTATCAGAATCATATCAAGCAACCCTACTCCCAGCATCACCAGCCTCGAAGCATGTCCGTCCCAGTGCACAATAACACTGCTGTCCCCAAAGATAAACTGGCATCGGAAAATGAATTAAGTGCTTTGCAGGGTTACCCTCCAGCCAATACCTTTAGGAGCCAGTCACAGAATGCTggagtttttaaaaaacctaTTTCACCTCAGAAGACTTTCAA aaaCCATCTCAACTCAGGTAGCTATAGCACAAGCAATTGTCAATCCAGTCCAAGGGTACAAAACTCTAGTCAAAGCAATGGAAAAGATCATTTACGGCACAGCTTCTCTTCTGATGGTGAAGACAG GCCCTATAGCCCTTCAGGTAATTCATCCTCCAACATTAAAGCAGGTTTCCGCCCTCGTCTACCATCAGCACCTCTTGTCTCCTTACCAAATAGTCGCACACCTTCACCATTTTCTTGTCCATCATCAAGCCGTCCAAGGTCCAAACAACACGGTAGCAACTTGTACAGGGTACCAACTCCAGATGAAATTGGAGAACCATCAACTGACTACATCAATCCAGAGTTTAACCCAGACAGAGATTCTTATGTTGAGCTCATTGTCTCCAACTTGGACTACAACATCCAGCCCAGGGAGTGGAGGAAAATTATTTATGCCACGTTTTTCCCCCATGTCAAG ATTTTAAGCATACATGTGAGACTGCAAGCAGACAACACATCCATGGCTGTTGTCAGATTAGTTTCTGAGCAAGATGCAAGATTTGCCATAACCCAGTTTCATCGACGTAAAATAGGTTACAAGAGAATTAATGTGCAGTTCAAAACTGACACCTCTCAGTCACCCGCAGAATCACTCAG gactgaCACCATTGCCCTGCTGATGGagacaaaagaaaacaagatgGCCCTGGCTCAACTTATTGATAGATTTGATAAAAG GTTTCACAAATCTGTGAGTGTCTCTGACATTTACAAAATGAGGGATATTATACAGGTTATAGAATCAGGTGGGGCAGGACGGTGGGTCAAACTCCAACCAGGAATCTGTCGTTCACCCACACCTGTACAGAATGCAGATGGGGAG CTTTCTGAGGTTTTGGAACAACCAGTGTGCCCTATTCACTGTGTTGAAGGCAGTCTGTCTTACACTGAAGCTCTCAACTCCTGCATGTTGCCCAATGTACAGATTCTGCGGAAACATTTTGCCCCTCAGCTTCATTCATTGCTTCTGTCCCACAATGGTTACATTCCACTGatgag ctttCCAGCTTGTTATACTGCTGAGTTCCAACCTATAGAAGCTTGTACTGATGGTGGTATTCCACTGGAACATGTTATTAGCTGTGTTCCTGGAGTGGAAATAACTGTGTCCAAGATTGGAGTCAAGATGATACAGTTCCAAGAAAATAGGGAGCAGTTCTATG ACATGATGAAAAGTAGTAGTTGGCAAGAATTGGGCAAGATTAGTCGCGAGGTGATGGAGCTTCTCCGCCAGCAGTCCAACTGTATCATGCCAGTGTCCAGGTTTATTCCAGCATATCATCACTACTTTGGGAGACAGTGCCGAGTAGCAGATTATGGATACACTAAGTTGCAGGAATTGTTTGAGGCCATCCCACATGCTATCCAA atattaggTACCGGTGATAGAAAAGCTATAACTTTAAGTCCAAGAGCTCAGCTTAAAAGATTCACCACAGATATACTGAAGGTGGTCAAAGCTCAACCTGCTAAACAAGTTATGTTGGACCACTTCCCACCAGCCTATG AGAGAGTCCTGAATAAACCTTTGTACCTACCTCATTATGGTGTATGTTTTATGGAAGATGTGTTGATGGATATACCCACCACTACACTCATT GTCATTGAGGAAGGCAATCAAACACTGCTGGCTCTACCTAGAAGAG ACCAAACACCTGAGGAGGTAGAAAGAACCAAACAATTTGCCTTAGAAGTGGTAGACCTGCTCAAACAGAACCCACAGTGTAAAATGCCATTTAACAAATTTATTCCTGCCTACCACCACCACTTTGGCCGACAGTGTCGTGTGGCTGACTATGGGTTCTCTAAGCTGGGAGATTTATTTGAAGCTGTTTGCCATATTGTGGAA ATTGAGGAAGATGGTGAAGAAAAGTTCATCCATCTTTGTTTATCAGAACTTCGCAAAGTATTGTGTGATCAGTTAACAACTTTGATCACTCCCCATGGCTTTATTCCTCTGCACAAGTTACTCAGTGAATATGGAAATCAGTTTGGTTTTAATCTGAAGCTGGAGGATTTCAAAGTAAACTCACTCAAAGCCTTGTTGCAGAAATTGAAATCCCATATTAAG ATTGAAGTCAGAAATGGCCAGGAGGTTGCTACCCTGGTCAAAGAATCTCAGATCCCAAAGTTGGGACTGCAGGTCATGCAACTCTTGATGGATGAGTCTGGTGGTAGCCTGCCTTTGATGGAGTTGACTTTAAGATATGAGTCTCTCTTTGGTGTCAGCTGTGATGTTGACCAGATCCGTGAAGAGTTGTCAGATTATATACAG ATAGACGAAGAGGAAGGGGACAGTGGTGGAGTTATTAGACTGACTACTCAGCAAATGTTGGGACGCAATTTGCGCCTACTATTGCTCCACAAGCAGCGCATCAGCATGAGTGACCTCCCCAGTATGTACAAAGGGCAGTATGGTGTGGAGCTGACCCCAGCTTTGTATGGCTTCACCAGCCTGTACCAACTGCTGCTGTCCTTCAGCCACATTTTGGATGTGAAGGGAAAGCCGACTCAGAAGTACATTGTCTTGTCTAGTGTGCTCTCAGTTCCAG GTACCCTGCCCCCGGCACGTGTGGATTTGAAATCACCTACACAAACTAATTCATATCAAG ATCAAAATGGATCCCCAACTCAAGCACTTGAACTACTGCGTCATGCTTCCAATTTATGGGATCCAAGAATTGCCTCACAA GGAGGTGTAAGTCTTTCATCTAATTTCTTGTCCAATACCTCACCCCCTGTGATAGCCACAAAAATCATGGAAATCCTGAACAGTGCCAAAGCTAGTGCAACAGTATCCAATAATGAAAAGGTTTCTTCTTGTCTAATATCTCCTGATGACATTCCAGAAACTTGGCAGATGAAAGCAGGAGCTGACGCAGACAAG ATGTGTAGAGGAACTATTGGGCTTAGTGTGGATTCTGAAACTAATCAAAACTTCAGTCCTCAACACTCCTGTGAAACTGTCTCTCAGACTGAGCTGGACTCAAGAACTTCTCCACATGGCAGCTTGCCTTGTGATGTAGCAGCTGGTGAGGAATACTTCTGTGATGACCTGAAGGAGGAAGATTTGTTCTCATCTAACAACCTGCCATTGGAGACCAGCTCTACCACCAACTCACAGCACAACTCCTCTCACAGTTCAACTAACTCTCACAGTTCAACTAACTCTCCTATCAAACGCAGGCCTCGGATTGCTGCTAATTTCAATATGGCCTCTTAG
- the LOC106054278 gene encoding meiosis regulator and mRNA stability factor 1-like isoform X1, which translates to MSILKPVGVFWDIENCHVPKGKSALKIIERIRKQFFQDFREAEFICVCDINKEAESTIKDLNDGQINVVHINATAKNAADDKIRQSLRRFSDSHPPGTKVILISSDVNFASDLSDLRHRKKFEVVLIHKAQVSEALLTCATEHYLYEDIIKDLPDRPGYKEVSDNVLVAYGYSKDCPDIKVKQVLKMLSNNCGGRVISIGPLFAILKFETPEFAERAKKRMNGEEVFGRKITVCLPEETPFFNTVKKLLSSHTSKRQESPSPQRRPGRERNNSRSYTPNNYDSGFGYQNGSNYLLGDNYSDENDVSQLSEYQFTPKIYDLKSYKTPGGPVVSSCHVPTASANSSSSSPNHTHTLPNSNSEKYYHIKSKPSSLDGSPFNNGSACDIQQSSSVMSGPSFPLGDLNKVTSGCDSTAVFKRKLSDIPIPSFGFRDIPPPPIKYSAETKSLSCDPIQLVENASKDSTTYIMSSSSGLDLTPHPDLQTPPSQPAVSLFGGHQNTHFNSSQGSAFTKLQPVSLYQNHIKQPYSQHHQPRSMSVPVHNNTAVPKDKLASENELSALQGYPPANTFRSQSQNAGVFKKPISPQKTFNRNHLNSGSYSTSNCQSSPRVQNSSQSNGKDHLRHSFSSDGEDRPYSPSGNSSSNIKAGFRPRLPSAPLVSLPNSRTPSPFSCPSSSRPRSKQHGSNLYRVPTPDEIGEPSTDYINPEFNPDRDSYVELIVSNLDYNIQPREWRKIIYATFFPHVKILSIHVRLQADNTSMAVVRLVSEQDARFAITQFHRRKIGYKRINVQFKTDTSQSPAESLRTDTIALLMETKENKMALAQLIDRFDKRFHKSVSVSDIYKMRDIIQVIESGGAGRWVKLQPGICRSPTPVQNADGELSEVLEQPVCPIHCVEGSLSYTEALNSCMLPNVQILRKHFAPQLHSLLLSHNGYIPLMSFPACYTAEFQPIEACTDGGIPLEHVISCVPGVEITVSKIGVKMIQFQENREQFYDMMKSSSWQELGKISREVMELLRQQSNCIMPVSRFIPAYHHYFGRQCRVADYGYTKLQELFEAIPHAIQILGTGDRKAITLSPRAQLKRFTTDILKVVKAQPAKQVMLDHFPPAYERVLNKPLYLPHYGVCFMEDVLMDIPTTTLIVIEEGNQTLLALPRRDQTPEEVERTKQFALEVVDLLKQNPQCKMPFNKFIPAYHHHFGRQCRVADYGFSKLGDLFEAVCHIVEIEEDGEEKFIHLCLSELRKVLCDQLTTLITPHGFIPLHKLLSEYGNQFGFNLKLEDFKVNSLKALLQKLKSHIKIEVRNGQEVATLVKESQIPKLGLQVMQLLMDESGGSLPLMELTLRYESLFGVSCDVDQIREELSDYIQIDEEEGDSGGVIRLTTQQMLGRNLRLLLLHKQRISMSDLPSMYKGQYGVELTPALYGFTSLYQLLLSFSHILDVKGKPTQKYIVLSSVLSVPGTLPPARVDLKSPTQTNSYQDQNGSPTQALELLRHASNLWDPRIASQGGVSLSSNFLSNTSPPVIATKIMEILNSAKASATVSNNEKVSSCLISPDDIPETWQMKAGADADKMCRGTIGLSVDSETNQNFSPQHSCETVSQTELDSRTSPHGSLPCDVAAGEEYFCDDLKEEDLFSSNNLPLETSSTTNSQHNSSHSSTNSHSSTNSPIKRRPRIAANFNMAS; encoded by the exons CATATTAATGCAACAGCCAAAAATGCAGCTGATGACAAAATTAGACAAAGCTTACGAAGATTTTCAGATTCACACCCACCTGGAACAAAAGTTATACTTATATCTA GTGATGTTAATTTTGCCTCAGATCTGTCTGATTTACgacatagaaaaaaatttgAGGTGGTCCTCATACACAAAGCACAAGTTAGTGAGGCTTTGCTTACTTGTGCTACCGAGCATTATCTTTATGAGGATATTATCAAAGATCTTCCAGACAGGCCGGGATATAAG GAGGTCTCAGACAATGTTCTTGTAGCATATGGATACAGCAAAGATTGTCCTGATATCAAGGTCAAACAAGTGCTCAAGATGTTGTCCAATAATTGTGGTGGGAGGGTGATTTCCATTGGTCCTTTGTttgctattttaaaatttgagacTCCGGAATTCGCTGAAag AGCAAAGAAGAGAATGAATGGAGAAGAAGTGTTTGGAAGAAAAATTACAGTTTGTTTGCCAGAGGAAACACCTTTTTTTAACACTGTGAAAA AATTGTTATCATCCCACACATCCAAAAGGCAGGAGAGTCCTTCTCCGCAAAGGCGTCCgggaagagaaagaaacaactcACGTAGTTACACGCCTAATAACTATGACAGTGGCTTTGGGTATCAGAATGGCTCAAATTACTTGCTGGGGGACAATTACAGTGATGAGAATGATgtg AGCCAGTTGTCAGAATATCAGTTTACGCCAAAGATATATGATCTCAAGTCTTACAAAACACCTGGGGGCCCAGTTGTCAGCAGCTGCCATGTACCCACTGCCAGTGCTAACAGTAGCAGCTCCAGCCCCAACCACACCCACACTCTCCCAAACTCCAACTCTGAGAAGTATTACCACATCAAATCTAAGCCTTCATCTCTTGATGGTTCTCCCTTTAATAATGGGTCAGCCTGTGATATCCAGCAATCTTCCAGCGTCATGTCAGGTCCAAGCTTTCCACTGGGTGACCTAAACAAAGTCACCAGTGGGTGTGACTCAACAGCTGTGTTTAAAAGGAAGCTATCAGATATACCTATACCTTCATTTGGTTTTAGAGACATTCCTCCTCCTCCTATTAAGTACAGTGCAGAGACAAAATCTTTATCCTGTGATCCAATTCAG CTGGTTGAAAATGCTTCCAAGGACAGTACTACCTACATAATGTCAAGTTCATCTGGTCTAGACCTAACTCCTCATCCAGATTTACAAACGCCCCCTTCTCAACCAGCAGTGAGTTTATTTGGGGGACACCAGAACACACACTTTAATTCATCTCAGGGCTCAGCTTTCACTAAGCTCCAGCCAGTCAGCTTGTATCAGAATCATATCAAGCAACCCTACTCCCAGCATCACCAGCCTCGAAGCATGTCCGTCCCAGTGCACAATAACACTGCTGTCCCCAAAGATAAACTGGCATCGGAAAATGAATTAAGTGCTTTGCAGGGTTACCCTCCAGCCAATACCTTTAGGAGCCAGTCACAGAATGCTggagtttttaaaaaacctaTTTCACCTCAGAAGACTTTCAA tagaaaCCATCTCAACTCAGGTAGCTATAGCACAAGCAATTGTCAATCCAGTCCAAGGGTACAAAACTCTAGTCAAAGCAATGGAAAAGATCATTTACGGCACAGCTTCTCTTCTGATGGTGAAGACAG GCCCTATAGCCCTTCAGGTAATTCATCCTCCAACATTAAAGCAGGTTTCCGCCCTCGTCTACCATCAGCACCTCTTGTCTCCTTACCAAATAGTCGCACACCTTCACCATTTTCTTGTCCATCATCAAGCCGTCCAAGGTCCAAACAACACGGTAGCAACTTGTACAGGGTACCAACTCCAGATGAAATTGGAGAACCATCAACTGACTACATCAATCCAGAGTTTAACCCAGACAGAGATTCTTATGTTGAGCTCATTGTCTCCAACTTGGACTACAACATCCAGCCCAGGGAGTGGAGGAAAATTATTTATGCCACGTTTTTCCCCCATGTCAAG ATTTTAAGCATACATGTGAGACTGCAAGCAGACAACACATCCATGGCTGTTGTCAGATTAGTTTCTGAGCAAGATGCAAGATTTGCCATAACCCAGTTTCATCGACGTAAAATAGGTTACAAGAGAATTAATGTGCAGTTCAAAACTGACACCTCTCAGTCACCCGCAGAATCACTCAG gactgaCACCATTGCCCTGCTGATGGagacaaaagaaaacaagatgGCCCTGGCTCAACTTATTGATAGATTTGATAAAAG GTTTCACAAATCTGTGAGTGTCTCTGACATTTACAAAATGAGGGATATTATACAGGTTATAGAATCAGGTGGGGCAGGACGGTGGGTCAAACTCCAACCAGGAATCTGTCGTTCACCCACACCTGTACAGAATGCAGATGGGGAG CTTTCTGAGGTTTTGGAACAACCAGTGTGCCCTATTCACTGTGTTGAAGGCAGTCTGTCTTACACTGAAGCTCTCAACTCCTGCATGTTGCCCAATGTACAGATTCTGCGGAAACATTTTGCCCCTCAGCTTCATTCATTGCTTCTGTCCCACAATGGTTACATTCCACTGatgag ctttCCAGCTTGTTATACTGCTGAGTTCCAACCTATAGAAGCTTGTACTGATGGTGGTATTCCACTGGAACATGTTATTAGCTGTGTTCCTGGAGTGGAAATAACTGTGTCCAAGATTGGAGTCAAGATGATACAGTTCCAAGAAAATAGGGAGCAGTTCTATG ACATGATGAAAAGTAGTAGTTGGCAAGAATTGGGCAAGATTAGTCGCGAGGTGATGGAGCTTCTCCGCCAGCAGTCCAACTGTATCATGCCAGTGTCCAGGTTTATTCCAGCATATCATCACTACTTTGGGAGACAGTGCCGAGTAGCAGATTATGGATACACTAAGTTGCAGGAATTGTTTGAGGCCATCCCACATGCTATCCAA atattaggTACCGGTGATAGAAAAGCTATAACTTTAAGTCCAAGAGCTCAGCTTAAAAGATTCACCACAGATATACTGAAGGTGGTCAAAGCTCAACCTGCTAAACAAGTTATGTTGGACCACTTCCCACCAGCCTATG AGAGAGTCCTGAATAAACCTTTGTACCTACCTCATTATGGTGTATGTTTTATGGAAGATGTGTTGATGGATATACCCACCACTACACTCATT GTCATTGAGGAAGGCAATCAAACACTGCTGGCTCTACCTAGAAGAG ACCAAACACCTGAGGAGGTAGAAAGAACCAAACAATTTGCCTTAGAAGTGGTAGACCTGCTCAAACAGAACCCACAGTGTAAAATGCCATTTAACAAATTTATTCCTGCCTACCACCACCACTTTGGCCGACAGTGTCGTGTGGCTGACTATGGGTTCTCTAAGCTGGGAGATTTATTTGAAGCTGTTTGCCATATTGTGGAA ATTGAGGAAGATGGTGAAGAAAAGTTCATCCATCTTTGTTTATCAGAACTTCGCAAAGTATTGTGTGATCAGTTAACAACTTTGATCACTCCCCATGGCTTTATTCCTCTGCACAAGTTACTCAGTGAATATGGAAATCAGTTTGGTTTTAATCTGAAGCTGGAGGATTTCAAAGTAAACTCACTCAAAGCCTTGTTGCAGAAATTGAAATCCCATATTAAG ATTGAAGTCAGAAATGGCCAGGAGGTTGCTACCCTGGTCAAAGAATCTCAGATCCCAAAGTTGGGACTGCAGGTCATGCAACTCTTGATGGATGAGTCTGGTGGTAGCCTGCCTTTGATGGAGTTGACTTTAAGATATGAGTCTCTCTTTGGTGTCAGCTGTGATGTTGACCAGATCCGTGAAGAGTTGTCAGATTATATACAG ATAGACGAAGAGGAAGGGGACAGTGGTGGAGTTATTAGACTGACTACTCAGCAAATGTTGGGACGCAATTTGCGCCTACTATTGCTCCACAAGCAGCGCATCAGCATGAGTGACCTCCCCAGTATGTACAAAGGGCAGTATGGTGTGGAGCTGACCCCAGCTTTGTATGGCTTCACCAGCCTGTACCAACTGCTGCTGTCCTTCAGCCACATTTTGGATGTGAAGGGAAAGCCGACTCAGAAGTACATTGTCTTGTCTAGTGTGCTCTCAGTTCCAG GTACCCTGCCCCCGGCACGTGTGGATTTGAAATCACCTACACAAACTAATTCATATCAAG ATCAAAATGGATCCCCAACTCAAGCACTTGAACTACTGCGTCATGCTTCCAATTTATGGGATCCAAGAATTGCCTCACAA GGAGGTGTAAGTCTTTCATCTAATTTCTTGTCCAATACCTCACCCCCTGTGATAGCCACAAAAATCATGGAAATCCTGAACAGTGCCAAAGCTAGTGCAACAGTATCCAATAATGAAAAGGTTTCTTCTTGTCTAATATCTCCTGATGACATTCCAGAAACTTGGCAGATGAAAGCAGGAGCTGACGCAGACAAG ATGTGTAGAGGAACTATTGGGCTTAGTGTGGATTCTGAAACTAATCAAAACTTCAGTCCTCAACACTCCTGTGAAACTGTCTCTCAGACTGAGCTGGACTCAAGAACTTCTCCACATGGCAGCTTGCCTTGTGATGTAGCAGCTGGTGAGGAATACTTCTGTGATGACCTGAAGGAGGAAGATTTGTTCTCATCTAACAACCTGCCATTGGAGACCAGCTCTACCACCAACTCACAGCACAACTCCTCTCACAGTTCAACTAACTCTCACAGTTCAACTAACTCTCCTATCAAACGCAGGCCTCGGATTGCTGCTAATTTCAATATGGCCTCTTAG